Proteins found in one Triticum urartu cultivar G1812 chromosome 4, Tu2.1, whole genome shotgun sequence genomic segment:
- the LOC125553548 gene encoding exocyst complex component SEC3A-like: protein MARSSADDMELKRACEAGILSKEKAPEKVVMCMRVAKGRTSGGTWAGKAGKLASRHSNMAKPRVLAVTTKPKGQKTKAFLRVLKYSNGGILEPAKVYKIKHLHKVEVATNDPSGCTFILGFDNLRSQSVSPPQWTMRNKDDRNRLLMCVLNLCKELLGGIPKVSGMDIVEMAIWAKENTTTKATQVSTNDSPFDSLVLEADSQVALEKDLVSQAEEEDIEALLGNYVMAIGEAEAFSERMKRELVALESANVYALVETESVVDEVLQGLEVATICVEDMDEWLGIFNIKLRHMREDIQSIEWRNNRLEMQSVSNVALGEELDRLLVLLQIPPEYEVSLTGGSFDEGNMVKNIEACEWLTSAIKNLEASNMDPSYAKMRAVREKRAEFVLLKCTFVRRASEFLRNYFPTLIDSMLNDKDNFTQKGQLQRPDHADMRYKCRTYARLLQFIKSLDKSCMIPLRKAYCHSLNLLIRREAREYSNELRNSSKASKSSAPSFEGPAGANQPAGIADSPAEAYSKMITAFIPHLVDESLFLAHFMCFEVPTSGGSDSDEDSTPKTSGSSGSSAKPSNNSSADLGVLNECLQEMLDGIQEDFYAIVDWAFKLDPLSCIPMHGITDRYIAGQKTEVAGYVSVLLDDLESRITILFSRFVDDACFQIEKYERNVKQVGVVPYIPRFSQLAARMEQYINGSRDLVDQAYTKIVTIMFVTLEKIAQVEPKYVDIVLLENYAAFQHSLYDLANVVPTLAKYYHQASEAYEQACSRHINLVIYIHFEKLFQFARKIEELMYNMSPEEIAFQVGMSKVDFRKMLKSSLTGLDKTITAMYRKLQKNMTAEELLPSLWEKCKKEFLDKYTTFLKLIAKIYPNETVTSVNEMRDILANL, encoded by the exons AATCCTCGAG CCGGCGAAGGTGTACAAGATCAAGCATCTCCACAAGGTGGAGGTCGCCACCAACGATCCCAGCGGATGCACCTTCATATTG GGGTTTGATAACCTGAGGAGCCAGAGTGTTTCGCCTCCTCAGTGGACGATGCGCAACAAGGACGACAG GAACCGTCTGCTGATGTGCGTTCTCAACCTGTGCAAAGAGCTGCTGGGTGGCATCCCCAAAGTTTCTGGCATGGACATCGTCGAGATGGCTATCTGGGCCAAG GAGAACACTACAACAAAGGCTACGCAGGTGTCCACGAATGATAGCCCCTTTGATTCACTGGTGCTAGAGGCTGACTCTCAAGTTGCCCTAGAGAAGGACCTGGTTTCACAAGCGGAGGAAGAGGACATTGAGGCTCTCCTTGGCAA CTATGTCATGGCCATTGGTGAAGCAGAGGCATTTTCAGAAAGGATGAAGCGTGAACTTGTAGCTCTCGAATCTGCAAATGTGTATGCCCTTGTGGAAACAGAATCTGTTGTGGATGAG GTATTGCAGGGCTTAGAAGTAGCTACCATATGTGTTGAAGATATGGATGAGTGGCTTGGCATTTTCAACATCAAGCTCAGGCATATGAGGGAGGATATACAATCT ATAGAATGGCGTAATAACAGGTTGGAAATGCAATCTGTAAGTAATGTGGCATTAGGTGAGGAGCTAGACAGATTGCTTGTGCTCTTGCAGATTCCACCTGAG TATGAGGTGTCATTGACTGGAGGTTCATTCGACGAGGGAAATATGGTCAAGAATATAGAAGCCTGTGAATGGTTAACCAGTGCTATAAAGAACCTAGAAGCGTCCAACATGGATCCAAGCTATGCAAAAATGCGTGCT GTTAGAGAAAAACGTGCAGAATTTGTACTTCTAAAGTGCACATTCGTTCGGAGAGCGTCAGAATTTTTAAGGAATTACTTTCCAACTTTGATTGATTCCATGCTAAATGATAAAGACAACTTCACTCAG AAAGGGCAATTGCAGAGGCCTGACCATGCTGACATGAGGTACAAATGCAGGACTTATGCTCGGCTTCTACAGTTCATCAAG AGTCTGGACAAAAGTTGTATGATTCCTTTACGGAAAGCTTACTGCCATTCTCTGAACTTGCTAATTCGACGGGAG GCCCGTGAATATTCTAATGAGCTCCGAAATAGTTCAAAAGCATCAAAGAGCAGCGCACCATCGTTTGAAGGTCCTGCAGGTGCAAATCAGCCAGCTGGTATTGCAGATAGTCCTGCAGAAGCGTACTCCAAAATGATTACTGCCTTTATTCCTCATCTTGTTGACGAG AGCTTGTTCTTGGCACATTTTATGTGCTTCGAAGTTCCTACATCGGGTGGTTCAGATAGTGATGAAGATAGTACTCCGAAAACTTCTGGGTCCTCTGGGAGTAGTGCCAAACCAA GTAACAACAGTTCAGCCGATTTGGGAGTGCTAAACGAATGCTTACAGGAGATGCTCGATGGTATTCAG GAGGACTTCTATGCTATAGTTGACTGGGCATTCAAGCTAGATCCACTGAGTTGTATACCAATGCACGGCATAACAGATCGTTATATTGCTGGTCAGAAGACAGAGGTTGCAGGATACGTTTCGGTGCTGCTTGATGACTTGGAGTCAAGAATAACCATTTTGTTTAGCAGG TTCGTTGATGATGCCTGTTTCCAGATCGAAAAGTATGAGCGTAATGTAAAACAAGTTGGAGTTGTACCATATATTCCCAG GTTTTCTCAACTTGCAGCACGAATGGAGCAGTATATCAATGGATCCAGGGATCTAGTTGATCAGGCATATACGAAAATT GTGACCATTATGTTTGTGACTCTGGAGAAAATTGCTCAAGTGGAGCCCAAATATGTTGATATTGTACTCTTGGAGAATTATGCAGCCTTCCAGCACAg TCTATATGATTTAGCGAATGTTGTGCCAACACTTGCTAAATATTATCATCAAGCCAGTGAAGCTTATGAACAAGCTTGCTCGCGCCATATTAATCTTGTCATATATATT cACTTCGAAAAATTATTCCAATTTGCTCGGAAAATCGAGGAATTGATGTACAACATGAGCCCTGAGGAG ATAGCCTTCCAAGTTGGAATGTCGAAGGTAGACTTCCGCAAGATGCTGAAGTCCAGCTTAACTGGT CTGGACAAAACAATCACTGCAATGTACAGGAAACTACAGAAAAATATGACTGCAGAAGAGTTGCTACCTTCTCTATGGGAAAAATGCAAG AAGGAGTTTCTCGATAAATATACAACCTTCCTCAAACTGATTGCCAAAATATATCCCAACGAAACGGTGACATCTGTGAATGAGATGAGAGACATCCTAGCTAATCTGTAG